The Candidatus Woesearchaeota archaeon genome has a window encoding:
- a CDS encoding 30S ribosomal protein S17e — protein sequence MGRIKTRLAKAISNELMETHGEEFTKNFDENKTKVSERITQTSKKLRNIIAGYVTRIKKAE from the coding sequence ATGGGAAGGATAAAGACAAGACTTGCTAAAGCAATTTCAAATGAACTAATGGAAACACACGGAGAAGAATTCACAAAAAACTTCGATGAAAACAAAACAAAAGTATCCGAAAGAATAACGCAAACAAGCAAAAAACTAAGAAATATAATCGCAGGATACGTGACAA